A genomic region of uncultured Paludibaculum sp. contains the following coding sequences:
- a CDS encoding ABC transporter permease translates to MRMEHWWYTLPLRLKSILLRRRVERELDEELQFHLEHKVEEGIAQGLSAAEARYRALRAMDGLEQRKEEIRDTRHVLWLTDLLDDVQYAMRSLRRTPGLTAFVVMTLALGIGMTATPFSMLDALVFRPYPVRDPGSVMTLVSTSRDNRFDSFSYREYLDVRDHTASYDGVIASLPLGAAGFSAKPGATPVIRGAMPVSGNYFQVLGVEPRIGRGFRPEEDMVPGRDAVVVLAADFWKREFAGDPGVVGRTVRLNGMEFTVIGVAPESFPGMLIFSHPDFYVPLAMAKLFSANPRKDFFVDRDERALLVRARLKAGVTKQDAQNELTVLARGLEREYPKYNRERGAEVHTQFEMRTRGDDVNWKFSVIFTMLAVGVLLVACTNAAGLLLSRARTRTREIAVRLALGAGRFRLIRLLLTESLVLAGLGGVGGIAVGYIGIQLLQRFEIPADLPVTVPFRMDTRVLVASLAMSVLCALFCGLAPAMQSSRADLVNGLKAADVDLPGRKRLWGRNALVVAQIAMSLMLLAASFLMVRGFQDSVRDTTEFSKTQLLMVRFDPRLMQYSVAQTQGFYRLLAERLRGAPGIESTAFTQNPPLGMDDFDNVEFVPDGFEMPRDRESFQALMDTVDEGYFETMGVPITRGRGFAALDTAEAPRVAVVNEHFAKHYWPNADAVGQHIRLGGRTGEPVRIVGIARPVKYKETFEGPRDFVYLPLAQHPVARMVLLLRSSGDPLELVQPVKDVVQKIDANMPIVETRTYQSVYRYSSVEGPQVAINLVGTFGAVGLLLAMAGLYGLVAYNVSRRTREIGIRIAIGASQLDVLRLVMGQGLVLVGVGTVIGLVLGFAVERLLNAMLFNAGGVDVVAYLVVVPVMLLVTTIAAYVPARSAARIAPTRALRYE, encoded by the coding sequence ATGCGGATGGAACACTGGTGGTACACGCTGCCGCTGCGGCTGAAGTCGATTCTCCTACGCCGGCGGGTGGAACGGGAGTTGGATGAGGAGCTTCAGTTCCACCTGGAGCACAAGGTGGAGGAGGGTATTGCGCAGGGACTATCGGCAGCGGAGGCCCGTTACCGGGCGCTGCGCGCGATGGATGGACTGGAGCAGCGGAAGGAAGAGATTCGCGACACCAGGCACGTGCTGTGGCTCACCGATCTCCTGGATGATGTCCAGTACGCGATGCGGAGTCTGCGGCGGACTCCGGGGCTGACCGCGTTCGTGGTGATGACGCTGGCGCTGGGGATCGGGATGACGGCGACGCCGTTCAGCATGTTGGACGCCCTGGTATTCCGGCCGTATCCGGTGCGGGATCCAGGGTCGGTGATGACGCTGGTGAGTACGTCGCGGGACAACCGCTTCGACTCGTTTTCCTATCGCGAATACCTGGATGTGCGGGATCACACGGCGAGCTATGACGGCGTGATCGCCAGTCTGCCGCTGGGGGCGGCCGGATTCAGCGCGAAGCCAGGCGCCACGCCGGTGATCCGGGGGGCGATGCCGGTGTCGGGCAATTACTTCCAGGTATTGGGCGTGGAGCCGCGGATTGGGCGCGGATTCCGGCCCGAGGAGGACATGGTGCCGGGGCGCGATGCGGTGGTGGTGCTGGCCGCGGATTTCTGGAAGCGCGAGTTCGCGGGCGACCCAGGGGTGGTGGGGCGGACCGTGCGGCTGAATGGCATGGAGTTCACGGTGATCGGTGTTGCTCCGGAGTCGTTCCCGGGTATGTTGATTTTCAGCCACCCGGACTTCTACGTGCCGCTGGCGATGGCGAAGCTGTTTTCGGCGAATCCGCGGAAGGACTTCTTCGTGGACCGGGACGAGCGGGCCTTGTTGGTGCGGGCGCGGCTGAAAGCGGGCGTGACGAAGCAGGACGCGCAGAATGAGCTGACGGTGCTGGCGCGCGGCCTGGAGCGCGAGTATCCGAAGTACAACCGGGAGCGAGGGGCGGAGGTACACACGCAGTTCGAGATGCGGACGCGCGGGGACGATGTGAATTGGAAGTTCAGCGTGATCTTCACGATGCTGGCGGTGGGCGTACTCCTGGTGGCCTGCACGAACGCAGCCGGTCTGTTGTTGAGCCGGGCGCGGACGCGGACGCGGGAGATCGCGGTACGGCTGGCGTTGGGCGCGGGGCGGTTCCGGCTGATCCGTCTGCTGTTGACCGAGAGCCTGGTGTTGGCGGGGCTGGGCGGAGTGGGTGGGATCGCGGTGGGCTACATCGGCATTCAACTGTTGCAGAGGTTCGAGATTCCGGCGGACCTGCCGGTGACGGTGCCGTTCCGGATGGACACGCGGGTGCTGGTGGCGAGTCTGGCGATGTCGGTGTTGTGCGCCTTGTTTTGCGGGCTGGCGCCGGCGATGCAGAGTTCGCGGGCGGACCTGGTGAACGGGCTGAAGGCGGCCGATGTGGATCTGCCCGGGCGGAAGCGGCTGTGGGGGCGGAACGCGCTGGTGGTGGCGCAGATTGCGATGTCGCTGATGCTGCTGGCGGCCTCCTTCCTGATGGTGAGAGGTTTCCAGGACAGCGTGCGGGACACGACGGAGTTCTCGAAGACGCAATTGCTGATGGTGCGGTTCGATCCGCGGCTGATGCAGTATAGCGTGGCGCAGACGCAGGGGTTCTACCGATTGCTGGCGGAGCGGCTGCGGGGTGCGCCGGGCATCGAGAGCACGGCCTTCACGCAGAACCCGCCGCTGGGCATGGACGATTTCGACAATGTGGAGTTCGTACCGGACGGGTTTGAGATGCCGCGCGACCGGGAGAGTTTCCAGGCACTGATGGATACGGTGGATGAAGGGTATTTCGAGACGATGGGGGTGCCGATCACGAGGGGGCGCGGGTTTGCGGCTCTGGATACGGCGGAGGCTCCGCGGGTGGCGGTGGTGAACGAGCATTTCGCGAAGCACTATTGGCCGAATGCCGATGCGGTGGGGCAGCACATCCGTCTGGGTGGGCGGACGGGTGAGCCAGTGAGGATAGTGGGCATTGCGCGGCCGGTGAAGTACAAGGAGACATTCGAGGGTCCACGGGATTTCGTCTATTTGCCGCTGGCGCAGCATCCGGTGGCGCGCATGGTGTTGCTGCTGCGGTCGAGCGGCGATCCGCTGGAGTTGGTGCAGCCAGTGAAGGACGTTGTGCAGAAGATCGATGCGAATATGCCGATTGTGGAGACGCGGACGTACCAGTCGGTGTACCGGTATTCGTCGGTGGAAGGGCCGCAGGTGGCGATCAATCTCGTCGGCACGTTTGGCGCGGTGGGGCTGTTGTTGGCGATGGCGGGGTTGTATGGTCTGGTGGCGTACAACGTCAGCCGGAGGACGAGGGAGATTGGGATTCGGATTGCGATTGGGGCGAGTCAATTGGACGTGCTGCGGTTGGTGATGGGGCAGGGTCTGGTGCTGGTGGGTGTGGGGACGGTGATCGGGCTGGTGTTGGGCTTCGCGGTGGAGCGGTTGTTGAACGCGATGCTGTTCAATGCGGGCGGAGTGGATGTGGTGGCGTATCTGGTGGTTGTGCCGGTGATGTTGCTGGTGACGACGATTGCGGCGTATGTGCCGGCGCGGTCGGCGGCGCGAATTGCCCCGACGCGGGCGCTGCGGTATGAGTGA
- a CDS encoding PadR family transcriptional regulator, translating into MSKPNDLVQGTLDLLLLKILALEPLHGWAISLRLRSISGDVLQVSEGSLYPALHKLEQEGWIQAEWKQTENNRRAKFYSVTRLGRKQLESETANWQRLSTAITNVVQISEV; encoded by the coding sequence ATGAGTAAGCCAAACGACCTCGTGCAGGGCACGTTGGACCTGCTGCTGTTGAAGATCCTGGCTCTGGAGCCGCTGCATGGGTGGGCTATCAGTCTCCGGCTGAGGTCCATCTCCGGGGACGTGCTGCAGGTGAGCGAAGGCTCGCTTTACCCGGCTCTGCACAAGCTGGAACAGGAAGGCTGGATCCAGGCGGAGTGGAAGCAGACGGAGAACAACCGTCGCGCGAAGTTCTACTCGGTCACACGATTGGGCAGGAAGCAACTGGAATCGGAGACGGCTAATTGGCAGAGGCTGTCGACCGCCATCACAAACGTAGTGCAGATCTCGGAGGTGTAG
- a CDS encoding YdcF family protein, which produces MNISRTSGFRPVLLLFVSACSLMGAAPAHAPVALRNPLQDKNFFLLSAIERTPAVRALVQSDTTLAKIAAAKRAALSESPGVCAADVPCYAKALRWTDDEITQSRAALGALAKNAAMTRFVEDVLRPSGMLQRYSKQPAPALLESAWEDAARKMNRAIDLCILGQSPRPAGPGPAGPPPPGAAGAPPPRPPGSDFTTYDAKSPAFARMVQIMAAIVGSDPKSLELFFQPSLRFAVESLLLQGRDEAARHEPLEAGENRAAVARIPTINWAQFPYTVIVALGSGPERAGVALSPVGRLRLILAVKDFREKKAPFILVSGGYVHPSLTPYNEALEMKKALRTEFGIPENAILVDPQARRTTTNLRNAARLMYRYGIPFERRGLILTDQLHSATIEAPMFMERCIRDFGYEPVRLFSRISPFDLEFVPLIDSLQADASDLLDP; this is translated from the coding sequence ATGAACATTTCACGGACGAGCGGCTTCAGGCCCGTGCTGTTGCTATTCGTCTCGGCCTGCAGCCTCATGGGGGCTGCGCCCGCGCATGCGCCGGTCGCGCTGCGCAACCCTCTTCAGGACAAGAACTTCTTCCTGCTTTCCGCCATTGAGCGGACGCCCGCCGTGCGCGCCTTGGTCCAGTCGGACACGACCCTGGCGAAAATCGCAGCCGCCAAACGCGCCGCCCTGTCCGAGTCGCCGGGAGTCTGCGCGGCGGATGTCCCGTGTTATGCCAAGGCCCTGCGTTGGACCGATGACGAAATCACGCAGTCGCGCGCCGCCCTGGGAGCACTCGCTAAGAACGCAGCGATGACCCGGTTCGTGGAGGACGTCCTGCGGCCATCGGGCATGCTTCAGCGCTACAGCAAGCAGCCGGCCCCCGCCCTGCTCGAAAGCGCCTGGGAAGACGCCGCCCGCAAGATGAATCGAGCCATCGACCTCTGCATTCTAGGCCAGTCTCCGCGGCCCGCTGGACCTGGTCCGGCGGGGCCTCCACCCCCGGGCGCTGCCGGTGCGCCGCCGCCCCGTCCCCCGGGTTCCGATTTCACCACCTACGACGCGAAATCGCCGGCCTTCGCCAGAATGGTCCAAATCATGGCCGCCATCGTCGGCAGCGATCCCAAGTCGCTCGAGCTGTTCTTCCAGCCGTCACTCCGGTTCGCCGTCGAGTCGCTATTGCTGCAGGGCCGGGACGAGGCGGCGCGCCACGAGCCGCTCGAAGCAGGCGAGAACCGGGCCGCCGTAGCACGCATTCCCACCATCAACTGGGCGCAGTTCCCCTACACCGTGATCGTTGCGCTGGGAAGCGGACCCGAACGCGCCGGCGTGGCGCTCTCGCCAGTGGGCCGGCTCCGGCTCATCCTGGCCGTCAAGGACTTCCGCGAAAAGAAGGCGCCGTTCATCCTCGTGTCGGGCGGCTACGTCCATCCCAGCCTGACGCCCTACAACGAAGCCCTGGAGATGAAGAAGGCTCTGCGAACCGAGTTCGGGATACCCGAGAACGCGATCCTAGTGGACCCGCAAGCGCGCCGCACAACCACCAACCTCCGTAACGCCGCACGGCTGATGTACCGCTACGGCATCCCGTTCGAGCGCAGAGGGCTGATCCTGACCGACCAGTTGCACAGCGCCACGATCGAAGCCCCTATGTTCATGGAACGCTGCATCCGGGACTTCGGCTATGAACCGGTCCGCCTCTTCTCAAGAATCTCGCCCTTCGATCTCGAATTCGTTCCGTTGATCGACTCGCTGCAGGCGGACGCATCGGACCTGCTGGATCCTTAA
- a CDS encoding photosynthetic reaction center cytochrome c subunit family protein yields MKKQLQLSCVIAIALLGQAAAQTPEPKKAEEVYKNIVQLKGTSADQLLPAMQFMSASLGVQCSFCHVQGKDESDEKKPKLEAREMIAMTNAMNKAHFKGRRELTCNSCHHGATHPAAMPPVQASDEVHSAAAPRPSGASPTAEQILDQYVDALGGAEAIQKVTSRVMKGVILAGGQEMPIEITAKAPNKRISAMKTPNGESLTAFDGTAGWLANTGRPARSMSAAESDAARMDAEMYLSVNLPKYFKEIRPGRPEKIGDVSCVVLTGIRPDMPPVRLFFDKTTGLLVRTIRYTETPLGRNPTQIDYADYRAVDGVKIPMKWTLARPNGRFTIQIKDVQQNLPIEDSKFAIPAAQ; encoded by the coding sequence ATGAAAAAGCAACTACAACTCTCATGCGTCATCGCCATCGCACTGCTCGGACAGGCCGCGGCGCAGACGCCCGAGCCGAAGAAGGCCGAAGAGGTCTACAAGAACATTGTCCAGCTGAAGGGCACATCGGCTGACCAACTGCTGCCCGCCATGCAGTTCATGTCGGCCTCCCTCGGAGTGCAGTGTTCCTTCTGTCATGTGCAGGGCAAGGACGAATCCGACGAGAAGAAACCGAAGCTGGAAGCACGCGAGATGATCGCGATGACCAACGCCATGAACAAGGCGCACTTCAAGGGCCGCCGCGAACTCACCTGCAACAGTTGCCACCATGGCGCGACTCATCCAGCAGCGATGCCTCCGGTCCAGGCGTCGGATGAAGTCCACAGCGCCGCTGCCCCACGGCCCTCAGGCGCCTCGCCGACAGCGGAGCAGATCCTCGACCAATACGTCGACGCCCTCGGTGGGGCCGAGGCCATCCAGAAAGTGACAAGCCGCGTCATGAAAGGCGTCATTCTCGCCGGAGGCCAGGAGATGCCCATCGAGATCACAGCCAAGGCGCCGAACAAGCGGATCTCGGCGATGAAGACACCCAACGGCGAGAGCCTGACGGCCTTCGACGGGACGGCGGGCTGGCTGGCGAACACCGGCCGGCCGGCGCGGTCGATGTCGGCCGCGGAATCGGATGCGGCCCGAATGGACGCCGAAATGTACCTGTCCGTCAACCTGCCGAAGTACTTCAAGGAAATCCGGCCCGGCAGGCCGGAGAAGATCGGTGACGTCTCCTGTGTGGTGCTCACCGGCATCCGGCCCGACATGCCGCCGGTACGCCTATTCTTCGACAAAACCACGGGACTGCTGGTGCGGACCATCCGCTACACGGAAACGCCGCTGGGCCGGAATCCCACGCAAATCGACTACGCGGACTACCGCGCCGTGGATGGCGTAAAAATCCCAATGAAATGGACCCTCGCCCGTCCGAACGGACGCTTCACCATCCAGATCAAGGACGTCCAGCAGAACCTCCCCATCGAGGACTCGAAGTTCGCCATACCGGCCGCGCAGTAG
- a CDS encoding FAD-dependent oxidoreductase: MARVVVLGAGVAGHTAAAFLKKWLGRHDEIIVVSPQPKYNWIPSNIWVGVGLLKKEQVTFPLAPIYRRAGIEFKQARALALYPEGVPGNARPSVEIEYTAEGKAGQREHITYDFLLNATGPKLNFDATTGLGPGKNSLSVCTANHAEETSRIFLEKVERMKRGEKQRFLIGTGHGGCTCQGAAFEYVVNLEFELRNRGVRDKAEVIYLTNEYEIGDFGMDGVHIRSGGYVTPSKIFQESLFAERGIDWITRAHVREVEPGAANIETLDGEQRSVPFDMAMLLPPFTGVGLKAYNAAGEDISSSLFAPNGFMKVDADYTRKPYEEWKPRDWPRTYQNPSYSNLFAAGIAFAPPHAISRPRATGAGQIIAPAPPRTGMPSAMIAKAVAHSITDMVRGKPGPTHTASMAEMGAACVASAGANPFTGTAASITVFPIVPDYERYPEYGRDIDYTFGEIGLAGHWIKILLHHLFLYKARMLPGWALIPE; this comes from the coding sequence ATGGCTCGTGTAGTCGTTCTGGGAGCCGGCGTGGCCGGACACACCGCGGCCGCATTCCTCAAAAAGTGGCTTGGCAGGCATGACGAAATCATCGTCGTCTCGCCGCAGCCCAAATACAACTGGATCCCCTCCAACATCTGGGTCGGCGTCGGCCTTCTCAAGAAGGAGCAGGTCACCTTCCCTCTGGCCCCGATCTACCGCCGCGCTGGCATCGAATTCAAGCAGGCCCGCGCGCTCGCCCTCTACCCCGAAGGAGTCCCAGGCAACGCTCGCCCCTCCGTCGAAATCGAATACACCGCCGAAGGCAAAGCCGGCCAGCGCGAGCACATCACCTACGACTTCCTCCTCAACGCCACCGGGCCCAAGCTCAACTTCGACGCCACCACCGGACTCGGCCCGGGCAAAAACAGCCTCTCCGTCTGCACCGCCAACCACGCCGAAGAGACCTCGCGCATCTTCCTCGAGAAGGTCGAGCGCATGAAGCGCGGTGAGAAGCAGCGCTTCCTCATCGGCACCGGCCACGGCGGCTGCACCTGCCAGGGCGCGGCTTTCGAGTACGTCGTCAACCTCGAGTTCGAGCTCCGCAATCGCGGCGTCCGCGACAAGGCCGAGGTCATCTACCTCACCAACGAATATGAGATCGGCGACTTCGGCATGGACGGTGTCCACATCCGTAGCGGCGGCTACGTCACGCCCAGCAAGATCTTCCAGGAGTCTCTCTTCGCCGAACGCGGCATCGACTGGATCACCCGCGCCCACGTCCGCGAAGTCGAGCCCGGCGCGGCCAACATCGAGACCCTCGACGGCGAGCAGCGCTCCGTGCCCTTCGACATGGCCATGCTCCTGCCGCCCTTCACCGGAGTCGGACTCAAAGCCTACAACGCCGCGGGAGAAGACATCTCATCCAGCCTCTTCGCACCTAACGGCTTCATGAAGGTCGACGCCGACTACACCAGGAAACCCTACGAAGAGTGGAAGCCGCGCGACTGGCCACGCACCTACCAGAACCCGTCCTATTCAAATCTCTTTGCAGCCGGAATCGCCTTCGCTCCGCCCCACGCCATCTCGAGGCCCCGAGCCACCGGCGCTGGCCAGATCATCGCCCCGGCCCCACCGCGCACCGGCATGCCCTCCGCCATGATCGCCAAAGCCGTAGCCCACAGCATTACGGACATGGTGCGTGGCAAACCCGGGCCCACTCACACCGCCTCAATGGCCGAAATGGGAGCCGCCTGTGTCGCCTCCGCCGGAGCCAACCCCTTCACCGGAACCGCCGCGTCGATCACGGTCTTCCCCATAGTCCCCGACTACGAGCGCTACCCCGAGTACGGCCGCGACATCGACTACACCTTTGGAGAAATCGGCCTGGCCGGCCACTGGATCAAGATCCTGCTCCACCATCTCTTTCTGTACAAGGCCCGCATGCTGCCAGGCTGGGCACTGATCCCGGAGTAA
- a CDS encoding leucine-rich repeat domain-containing protein, whose protein sequence is MSQPRGGKSGEEIAAERIEEVRKNGAAKLDLSELGLGECPAEVADLIWLQELDLWNNQLTALPDWLGHLTQLQRLYLSTNQLTTLPDWLGHLTQLQRLDLSTNQLTTLPDWLGQLTQLQRLDLSNNQLTALSDWLGQLTQLQWLDLSNNPLTALPDWLGQLTQLQWLYLSNNPLTALPDWLGQLTQLQWLYLSNNPLTALPDCLGQLTQLQGLDLSNNQLTVLPDGLGQLTQLRWLYLSNNQLTALPDWLGQLTQLRWLYLNNNQLTALPDWLGQLTHLLELKLSGNPLSDDLLEAAEQGIARLLDYLRELGESAVEMWQAKVMLVGEGGHGKTCLLRALKGEPFVAGHLPTPLLDVRTLSLRHPTRDGELDLRAWDFGGQDFYFATQQFFFTGKSIFLLVWNPRGDFQRDPLKNWLDRIYALAPDAPVYLVATHGDTQVPRIPLAQLKEEYPNIAGEVFSVDSKSGKNIDLLRDALRRKAASLPHMGVRRPTSWVRATGAIHNHPENYLPVERFRELVKEHGVREVNTFLAQLSLSGEITYFSKNPIYHPETAELNDWVILKPAWLLQRISDVLTDRHTQTTAVFRDQDLGTIWPNLPGYVCGFLARLMEHFDLAYRVGDHSGRRIVVELSPVDRPAAVLPRWSEWVANSAFPKVALHYKFPIAIPPGLPTWFTARAHSYTTPEHHWRGGAFLCDGNGNAGLIETELDHKTVRLEVRGPVPLEFFTKLRICFEDTVNRFPGLKQRLREYVPCAETGCPGFDRKTLELELADGVTEIRCQAPECRRKHRIETLLYGLRPSRQERTLEEILDSVKGLQQEFHLLTARAQSRLDSRCPSLISLEYERLPDILPSVMEGWRNELIDKPVPARLGLYCMHPGSPHHVRSYEIQPPGRRLAELAPLVREAHKILGLALPLIGRKAPNLKDVTEGWSDKLSKPLGMLDETGEETQRVYGTALVALRQILMECAAEEEDRWGGLRQVLLLKSQYLWVCEEHATHPDYQG, encoded by the coding sequence ATGTCTCAGCCACGCGGTGGGAAATCCGGGGAGGAGATCGCGGCGGAGAGGATCGAAGAAGTCCGCAAGAACGGTGCGGCCAAGCTCGATCTGTCGGAGCTTGGTTTGGGTGAGTGCCCGGCTGAGGTCGCCGATCTGATTTGGCTCCAGGAGCTCGATCTCTGGAACAACCAACTGACGGCCCTGCCGGACTGGCTCGGTCACCTCACCCAGCTCCAGAGGCTCTATCTCAGCACCAACCAACTGACGACCCTGCCGGACTGGCTCGGTCACCTCACCCAGCTCCAGAGGCTCGATCTCAGCACCAACCAACTGACGACCCTGCCGGACTGGCTCGGTCAACTCACCCAGCTCCAGAGGCTCGATCTCAGCAACAACCAACTGACGGCCCTGTCGGACTGGCTCGGTCAACTCACCCAGCTCCAGTGGCTCGATCTCAGCAACAATCCACTGACGGCCCTGCCGGACTGGCTCGGTCAACTCACCCAGCTCCAGTGGCTCTATCTCAGCAACAATCCACTGACGGCCCTGCCGGACTGGCTCGGTCAACTCACCCAGCTCCAGTGGCTCTATCTCAGCAACAATCCACTGACGGCCCTGCCGGACTGTCTCGGTCAACTCACCCAGCTCCAGGGGCTCGACCTCAGCAACAACCAACTGACGGTCCTGCCGGACGGTCTCGGTCAACTCACCCAGCTCCGGTGGCTCTATCTCAGCAACAACCAACTGACGGCCCTGCCGGACTGGCTCGGTCAACTCACCCAGCTCCGGTGGCTCTATCTCAACAACAACCAACTGACGGCCCTGCCGGACTGGCTCGGTCAACTCACCCATCTCCTGGAGCTCAAGCTTAGCGGCAACCCTCTGTCTGATGACTTACTCGAAGCGGCCGAACAAGGGATCGCGCGACTCCTGGACTACTTGCGCGAACTTGGTGAATCGGCCGTGGAGATGTGGCAGGCGAAGGTGATGCTGGTGGGGGAAGGGGGCCATGGAAAGACTTGCCTTCTGCGTGCGCTCAAAGGGGAACCGTTTGTTGCCGGCCACCTGCCTACCCCATTGCTGGACGTGAGGACGCTGAGCCTGCGTCATCCGACCCGGGACGGCGAGCTCGATCTCCGGGCATGGGACTTCGGTGGACAGGATTTCTACTTCGCCACACAGCAGTTCTTTTTCACCGGGAAGAGCATCTTTCTGCTGGTTTGGAACCCCCGCGGTGACTTCCAACGAGATCCACTCAAGAATTGGCTGGATCGCATCTATGCTCTGGCGCCCGACGCTCCCGTTTATCTTGTCGCGACGCATGGGGACACGCAGGTACCTCGAATTCCACTGGCGCAATTGAAGGAGGAGTATCCCAACATCGCCGGCGAAGTCTTCTCGGTCGACAGCAAATCCGGGAAGAACATCGATCTGCTTCGAGATGCCCTCCGCCGGAAGGCGGCTAGTCTGCCGCACATGGGTGTACGGCGGCCCACCTCCTGGGTGCGCGCGACCGGGGCGATTCACAACCATCCGGAGAACTACCTGCCCGTCGAGCGGTTTCGCGAACTTGTCAAAGAGCACGGCGTGCGAGAAGTCAATACCTTCCTAGCCCAATTGAGCCTTTCCGGAGAAATTACGTATTTCTCGAAGAACCCGATCTACCATCCAGAGACGGCGGAGCTGAATGATTGGGTGATCTTGAAACCGGCGTGGCTGCTCCAGCGGATCAGCGACGTCCTCACTGACCGGCATACTCAAACGACGGCGGTATTCCGGGATCAAGATCTCGGCACGATCTGGCCGAACCTGCCCGGTTACGTTTGTGGGTTTCTGGCGCGGCTGATGGAGCACTTCGATCTTGCCTATCGCGTGGGGGACCACAGTGGGCGGCGTATCGTCGTCGAACTGTCTCCAGTCGACCGGCCAGCGGCGGTGCTGCCGCGTTGGAGCGAATGGGTGGCGAATTCCGCATTTCCGAAGGTAGCGCTGCATTACAAGTTTCCGATCGCCATTCCTCCCGGATTGCCCACCTGGTTCACCGCGCGGGCTCACAGCTACACGACGCCCGAGCATCATTGGAGGGGCGGCGCGTTTCTTTGCGATGGAAATGGCAATGCCGGGCTGATTGAGACCGAACTCGATCACAAGACGGTCCGGCTGGAGGTGCGCGGACCCGTCCCGTTGGAGTTTTTTACCAAGCTCCGGATTTGTTTTGAAGACACGGTGAACCGCTTTCCAGGACTCAAACAGCGGCTCCGCGAGTATGTGCCTTGTGCCGAGACGGGCTGTCCGGGGTTTGACCGAAAAACGTTGGAGCTGGAATTGGCCGACGGCGTCACGGAGATTCGCTGCCAGGCACCCGAATGCCGCCGCAAGCACCGGATCGAGACTCTGCTGTATGGCCTTCGTCCGTCCCGGCAGGAACGGACATTGGAGGAGATCCTGGACTCCGTGAAGGGACTTCAACAGGAGTTCCATTTGCTAACGGCTCGGGCGCAGTCGCGGCTGGACTCGCGATGCCCGAGCTTGATTAGTCTTGAATACGAACGGTTGCCGGATATTTTGCCCTCGGTGATGGAGGGTTGGCGCAACGAGTTGATCGACAAGCCGGTGCCGGCCCGGCTGGGGCTGTATTGCATGCATCCTGGTTCGCCGCACCACGTACGCAGTTATGAGATACAGCCACCGGGCCGGCGCCTCGCCGAGCTCGCTCCGCTGGTCAGAGAGGCCCACAAAATACTAGGCTTGGCGCTGCCGCTGATTGGGCGAAAAGCTCCCAATCTCAAGGATGTGACGGAGGGGTGGAGCGACAAGCTATCGAAGCCGCTCGGAATGCTGGATGAAACGGGAGAAGAGACGCAGCGAGTGTACGGGACCGCGCTGGTGGCGCTCCGTCAGATTCTGATGGAGTGCGCTGCTGAAGAAGAGGATCGGTGGGGCGGGCTCCGGCAGGTTCTGCTGTTGAAGTCGCAGTATCTTTGGGTGTGCGAAGAGCACGCCACACATCCGGACTATCAGGGATGA